CTACGCAGCCAATCTTGGTAAACTTCCATTCGAACGCTTTTAACTCAATGGAAAACCGATGATTGACCAGAGCCAACTCCTGCGCCTGCTCGGACTGCCGCAGATCGCCATCGACCGCGTCGAGATCACGGACGCCGCTGTGCTGGAAATTCATGTGCACAGCACCGAGGAGGGCACGCAGTGCCGGAGCTGCGGCCGACGCATCACTGAGCCGCATGGACTCGGTGAAGAACGGCGGTTGCGCCATCTGTCGATCTTCGAGCATCGCACCGAAATTCTCATTCGTCCCAAACGGTATCGCTGCCCCGATTGCCGGGATCATCCCACCACCACCCAACGGGTGGACTGGTACGACCCGCGCAGCGGCTTCACCCGTGCGTTCGAACACAGCCTGATGCGCGCCCTGATCAACAGCACCCTGGAAGACGTCGCGCACAAGGAGGCCGTCACCCCGGAGCACCTCGACGGTATTCTCGATCGGTGCGTCCCGAGCCAGATCGACTGGACGACGCTCACGGCGCTGCCCGTGCTCGGGCTCGACGAGATCGCCTTGACCAAAGGCCACGGCAATTTCGTGGTGATCGTCAGCGCCAGGGTCGAGGACACCCTGAGCATCCTCGCCGTGCTCAAGGACCGTAAGCGCGCGACCATCGAGGCGTTTTTGCGCACGATCCCAAAATCCTTGCGGCGCACCGTTCGCGTCGTGTGCACCGACCTGTACAGCGGCTTCATCGGTGCGGCCAAGGCCGTCTTCGGCACGCACGTCGCCATCTGCGCCGATCGCTTCCATGTCGCGCGTTTGTATCGCGACGCCGTGGAGACGTTGCGCAAGACAGAACTGCGCCGGCTCAAGCGCGACCTGTCGAAAACCGAGTACGGCGGGCTCAAGAACGTCCATTGGATCCTGCGCAAGCGCGAATCCGACTTGAGCGCCGAGGAACGGCGGATCCGCGCCCGGTTGTTCGCCTATTCCCCGCAACTCGCGCAAGCTCATGCCCTCAGCCAAGCCCTCACCGAGGTCTACGACATGCCCCTGTCCAAAGGTCAGGCCAAGCGCAAACTCAGTGGCTGGATGCGACGGGTCAAGAACGCCGAGATGACGTGTTTTCAATCCTTCCTGAAAACGTTGCGCCGTCATTGGGACGAGATCACCAATTATTTTACCGAACGACACACGAGCGGTTTCGTCGAAGGTCTCAACAACAAGATCAAAGTATTAAAACGGCGGTGCTATGGCTTGAGCAACCTGCGCCGGCTCTACCAGAGGGTGTACCTCGATCTGTGCGGTTATCGGGTTTTCGCGCGCTGATCAATGAAAAACAACCGCTTAAAAATGGCTTGGACGGGGTGCGTCCAGCGATATTTTCAACCAACGTGTTCGGTCAAAATGACTACAACGTCATGTTTTTAAATATTTTAGCGCTTTCCCTGAATTCCGGGAGAGCCCGGAATCAGAGTGCGGCGAACGGTGCAGGGGTCTATTCAACGCTCGAAGCACGCAACATAACGACGGCATCAGGTGTCCGACGGACACTCGAACTCCATGCCGACGCCATACTATACGTCATCGAAACCACGGGAAACGCGACAAATTTCGGGGCAATCGGGGCCGAGACGGCGGCCCCGAGGGCCGTATCTGGGTGTGCGTGAATGACTTCATCCGAGGGGCAGGAATGGACCGATGGGATCGCCGCAACACAGGCCCAAGTCGCGGTCCGCTCGACCGAGATTGACCGCGATCTCGACGAGACCAAATGCGTTCTCGTACCAAAACGCCTCGCCGGATGCGACCTCGCAGAAGGTCCGGGCATGGCGGAGTCGATGTTCCCCGACGCGCAGGGCGTGCGTCCTCGGTCGACCCGTCGCCTGAAGCCCGGTCATCAGATTCCCGAAACGATCGACGTAAACGACCGCTGCGCGCTCCCTTGGCCAGTCCGACCCGATCATGTCGGCCGGATCCATCGGACACAGCTGAAGATCCGCGCCGACCGCCAAGCGTGCTGCAGCGGGAGCGAACCAGTCGCGTCCGTGGAAGCTCGCCGAGAGCACGGACGGACACCAGCCGATCCGATCCACGGTGGCGCCTTCGGCGCGATGCACGAGCGGAGCCAGTAGACCATTGTCGGGGCCGATGAACCAGGAGTCACGGATTTGGACCAGAAGCCCGTCACGCGCGCCCCCGACACCCGGATCCACAACACAGACATAGATCGCGCCGGGAGGCATGTCGCGCACGAGTGCCGGCAAGAGATAGGCGGCCAAATCGACGCGAAATGGCGGGAGATCGTGAACGAGATCCAGGACCGGCACCGCAGGCAGGAGATCACCGAGCCGAGCGCGCATCTGGCCGACATAGATGCCGTCACCGAAATCGGTGACCAGCACAAGACGCCGGATCGACGCCATCACTCAACAAAAAAGCCGGGCATGAGCCCGGCTTTCCGAAACGAGTGCATCAAAGCGCAACTCAATCCTCGTCGTCTTCAACGGCCACTGCGCTCGCGGGACGGTCGACCAGCTCGACGTAAGCCATCGGCGCGGCATCACCGGCTCGATAGCCGCACTTGAGGATACGCAGGTAGCCGCCCGGACGTTCCTGATAGCGAGGCCCCAGCTCGACGAAGAGCTTGCCGACCGCTTCCTTGTCGCGCAGGCGCGCGAAGGCAAGGCGACGGGTGTGAACGGAATCGTTCTTCGCCAGGGTGATCAGAGGCTCGGCAACCCGACGCAGCTCCTTGGCCTTCGGCAGCGTGGTTTTGATCAGCTCATGGCGAAACAACGACGACGCCATGTTGCGAAACATGGCCTCGCGGTGCGAGCCGGTGCGATTGAGGTGCCTTCCGGCATTGCGATGACGCATGGTCCTAATCCCGAATAGTTCTTGAATCGTATAGCGTTAACGAATGCCGAGCTCGGCGATATTGTCCGGCGGCCAGTTCTCGAGACGCATCCCGAGCGAGAGTCCGCGCGTGGCGAGCACGTCCTTGATCTCGGTCAACGACTTCTTGCCGAGATTCGGGGTCTTGAGAAGCTCGACCTCGGTCCGCTGGATCAAATCGCCGATCAGATAGATATTCTCGGCCTTCAAACAATTCGCAGAGCGAACGGTGAGCTCGAGATCGTCGACCGGACGCAGCAGAATCGGATCGTATGGAGACTCGTCGCGCGCCTCGAGGACTTGCGTGTCCGACGGACCCGACCCTTCCAACGCCACGAAGCTGGACAACTGATCCCGGAGAATCGTCGCCGCCCGCTGAATCGCTTCGCGCGGGTCGATCGTTCCGTTGGTCTCCAAGTCGATCACCAGCCGATCCAAATCGGTACGCTGCTCGACGCGCGCGGATTGCACCTCGATCGCGACCCGCCGAACCGGGCTGTAGGACGCATCGAGCGGAAGCTTGCCGATCGGGCGATCCTCACCCTCGTCGAGCTCGCGCTGCGTCGCCGGCTCGTAACCGCGCCCGCGCCGAATCGTCATCGACATGCTCAACTCGCCCTCGGTCATATTCGCAATGACCAGATGGGGGTTGGCGATCTCGGCGGTGTGATCGATCGCGATGTCCGCGGCGGTCACGACACCCGGGCCGGTCTTGCTCACCGTAAAGGTCGCCTCGTCCTTGCCTTTGAGCGAGATGGCGAGCTGCTTGAGATTCAACAGAATCTCGAGGACATCCTCCTGAACGCCCGGAATCGTGGTGTACTCATGCAAGACGCCCTGGATCTCGACCTCCGTCACCGCCCAGCCGTCCATCGAGGATAAGAGAATACGGCGCAACGCGTTGCCGAGGGTATGCCCGAAGCCGCGTTCGAGCGGCTCCAGGGAAACCCGCGCATGCGTCGAGCTGCCGTCGACCGCCTCGACACGTACGATGCGCGGTTTGAGAAATTCGCCAATAGCGTCAGTCATTCAGTGCCCCTCACGAAGCTCCTTACTTGGAGTACAACTCGACGATCAGCGATTCGTTGATGTCGGCCGGCAGGTCCGAGCGATCCGGAATACGCTTGAAGACGCCCTTGAAACCTTTGGTATCGACGTCGACCCAATCGGGGAAGCCATACTGCTCGGCGAGCGCCACCGCGTTTTGGACACGCACCTGCTTCTTCGCGTCCTCTCGGACCTCGACATGGTCATCGGCGCCGACTTGGTAGGAGGCGATATTGACGACCCGGCCGTTGACCAAAATGGCCTTGTGGCTGACCAGCTGTCGAGCCTCGGAACGCGTGGCGCCGAAACCCATCCGGTAGACGACGTTGTCGAGGCGCCGCTCAAGGAGCTGCAACAGGTTTTCACCGGTCGCGCCCTTGGCTTGAGCCGCCTTCTTGTAGTAGTTACGGAACTGACGCTCCATCAGTCCGTAGATCCGGCGAACCTTCTGCTTCTCGCGAAGCTGCACACCGTAATCGGAAAGCCGACGCCGACGGTCCGTGGTTTGACCAGGCTGCTTCTCGAGGTTGCACTTGGTGTCCAGCGAACGCGCGCGACTCTTCAGGGCGAGATCGGTCCCCTCGCGCCGTGCGAGTTTGCAGGTTGGGCCTGTATAACGTGCCATGTCTCTACCTGTTCCTGTATCAGACGCGCCGCTTTTTGGGCGGGCGGCAGCCGTTGTGCGGGATCGGCGTCACGTCGGTAATGCTCGTGATCTTGAATCCGGCGTTGTTGAGTGCACGCACCGCGGATTCGCGACCCGGACCGGGCCCCTTCACGTTGACGTCGAGGTTGCGCAGACCGTAGTCCTTGACCGCTTGGCCGGCCTTATCAGCCGCGACCTGCGCAGCGAAGGGCGTGCTCTTGCGCGATCCCCGGAACCCGGAGCCGCCTGCGGTCGCCCACGACAACACGTTGCCTTGGCGGTCCGTGATGGTGATGATGGTATTGTTGAACGAGGCGTGGACGTGAGCAATCCCATCCGCCACCTGTTTCTTGATCTTTTTCTTGACAGTACGAGTCGGTTTAGCCATTCGAGGTTATCCAGCCCTTTCGCTGCGCCCAAGCGCCCTTATCGTTTGATGGGACGACGCGGACCCTTACGGGTACGTGCGTTCGTGCGGGTCCGCTGACCACGCAACGGCAAGCCGCGACGGTGGCGAATACCGCGGTTGCAGCCGAGGTCCATCAAGCGCTTGATGTTCATCGACACTTCACGCCGCAGGTCACCTTCCACGGAGAACTTGCCGACCTCGTTGCGGAGCTTGTCGACCTCTTCTTCCGTGAGGCTCTGAACCTTGGCATCGCGCGGTACACCGGCGGCGTCGCAGATCACAGCGGCACGCACGCGGCCGATGCCATAAATCGAAGTCAGCGCGATGACCGCGTGCTTCTTGTCCGGGATGTTGACGCCGGCGATACGGGCCATAGCTTAGAAACCCCTGAAATCCAAATTGCCAAGCGGGTAAACCGCGTAGTATATCAAACCTTAGCCTTCAATCAAGCCCGAGATCCTATCCCTGGCGTTGTTTGTGGCGCGGGTCCTTGCAGATGACCCGAACGGTGCCGTTGCGACGGATGATCTTGCAGTTCCGGCACAACTTCTTAACGGATGCTCGCACTTTCATTTGTTCTCTCCTTCAGACTCGAGCGCCACTCAGCGCAGCATGCCGGCGCCCGGCGACTTTAGGTTTGCCTTCCGCATCAAGCCTTCGTATTGATGTGACATCAAGTGAGCTTGAACCTGGGCCATGAAATCCATCACCACGACGACGACGATCAGCAAAGAGGTGCCGCCGAAGTAGAAAGGCACGTTGTAACCGACGATCAGAAACTCGGGCAGTAGGCAAACGGCGGTGATGTAGATCGCACCTGCCGCGGTCAACCGCGTCATCACGGTGTCGATGTAGCGTGCCGTCTGCTCGCCGGGTCTGATCCCCGGAATGAAGGCCCCGGAGCGTTTCAGATTGTCGGCCGTATCCTTGGCGTTGAAGACCAAGGCGGTATAAAAAAAGCAAAAGAAGATGATCGCGGCCGCGTACAAAAGGACATAGACGGGCTCGCCGGGCGACAGCTTCGAGGTGAGGTCGGCCAACCAACGCATGTCCTCGCTGCTCCCGAACCACTGGCCCAATGTGCCGGGGAACAGGATGATGCTCGAGGCGAAGATCGGCGGAATCACACCGGCCATGTTCAGCTTCAGAGGCAGATGCGTACTCTGGGCCTGCATCATCTTCCGCCCCTGCTGGCGCCGCGCATAGTTCACGGTAATCCGACGTTGACCTCGCTCGACGAACACGACGAAGGCCGTCACCGCAAGCGCCATGGCGAACAGCGCCAACACCGCCAGAGAGTTCATCTCACCGGTCCGAGCCAACTCCAAGGTCCCGCCCAGCGCGGACGGCAGTCCGGCGACGATGCCTGCGAAGATGATCAGCGAGATGCCGTTGCCGATGCCCCGCTCGGTGATCTGCTCGCCGAGCCACATGAGGAACATCGTTCCGGTGACCAACGAGACCGTCGCCGTAAAGACGAAGCCCATGCCCGCATGGCTGACCAGAGCCGAGCCCCCGGCGGTCTGTCCCTGCAGCGCCATCGAGATCCCCACGGCCTGGAAGGTCGCCAAGACCACGGTGCCGTAGCGCGTATATTGGGTAATCTTGCGACGCCCCGATTCGCCTTCCTTTTTCAGCTGCTCAAGCTTCGGGACCACGGCCGTCATCAACTGCATGATGATCGAGGCCGAGATGTAGGGCATGATCCCGAGCGCAAACAGACTCGCACGCTCCAAGGCGCCGCCCGAGAACATGTTGAACATGTCCAGGATGGAGCCTTGGTTTTGGTCGAACAGGATGGCCAGCGCCTCGGGATTCACGCCCGGAACCGGAATGAAGGTCCCGATGCGATAGACCAGGAGGGCACCGACCACGAACAGCAGTCGCGCCCGCAGCTCGGTCAGACGCCCCATACCGCCGAGCGTCTGCCCCATCGATCCGACATTCTTAGCCATCCGATTCGCGCCTTTAAGCTAGTCTTCGATCGTGCCGCCGGCTGCTTCGATCGCGGCACGGGCACCCTTGGTGACACCCACGCCGCGAACCGTGAAGGCCCGTCCGACCTCACCCGAAGCAATGATCTTCGCGCTCTTGATCGACTGGCTCACAACGCGGGCCTGGACCAGGGCGAGCAGGTCGATCGTGTCGCCTTCCACGCGTGCAAGCTCGCTCAGGCGAACCTCGGCACGTGTCGCCGCCGTGCGGGACCGGAAGCCGACCTTCGGCAGACGACGCTGCAACGGCATCTGACCGCCTTCGAAGCCGACCTTGTGGAAGCCGCCTTTGCGGGACTTCTGCCCCTTATGGCCGCGACCGCAGGTCTTGCCCAGGCCGCTGCCGATGCCGCGACCGACGCGCTTGGCGCCGGGGCGACTGCCCGGATCGGGCTTGAGATCATTGAGCCGCATCGCGAGACTCCTCCACGATCGAAACCATGTAAGACACGGTGTTCACCATGCCGCGCGTGCAGGGGGTGTCCTCGACCTCGACCACATGGTTCATGCGACGCAGGCCGAGACCGCGCACGCATGCCTTGTGGTTGGCGAGGCGTCCGTGAACGCTGCGCACGAGCTTCACCTTCATCATCTTTTTGTCGGCCATCGTCTACCCCAGGATCTCGGCGACCGTCTTACCGCGCTTTGCGGCAATGGTCTCGGGATCGTTCATGGTCCGTAGCCCCTGAACCGTCGCGCGAACCACGTTGATCGGGTTGTTCGTCCCGATGCACTTGGCCAGCACGTTCTGGACGCCCAGAACCTCGAAGACAGCGCGCATGGCGCCGCCGGCGATGATCCCGGTACCTTCGGATGCCGGCTGCATGAAGACCTTCGCCGCACCGTGCCGCCCGTTGAGCGGGTACTGCAGGGTGCTGCCGTTGAGCTTCACCTCGATCATGTTCTTGCGTGCGTTTTCCATCGCCTTCTGGATCGCCACCGGCACCTCGCGGGCCTTGCCGCGACCGAAACCGACGCGACCCTTGCCGTCGCCCACCACCGTCAAGGCGGCGAAACCGAATTGGCGCCCGCCCTTGACGACCTTGGCAACGCGGTTGACCGCGACCAGCTTCTCGAGGAGATCGTCTCCCTCGTTCTTCGGATTGAAGTTCGCCATACTCTTACCCCTAGAATTTCAGCCCGCTCTCACGCGCGGCATCCGCCAGCGCCTTGAGACGGCCATGATAGCGAAACCCGGAGCGGTCGAAGGCTACGGTCTCGACGCCGGCGGAAAGAGCGCGCTCGGCAATCGCCTTGCCGATGGTCGCCGCTGCGCCGATGTTGCCCTTGTGACCCGGAATGGCTTCGCGAAGCGTCGGCTCCACCGTCGAGGCGCTGGCCACGACGCGGTTGCCTTCGGGCGCGATGACTTGGGCGTAGATGTGGCGCGGGGTGCGATGAACGCACAACCGAAACACACCCAATTCGCGAATCTTCGCCCGTGCCCGCGTCGCGCGACGCAAGCGAGCTTGTTTCTTGTCCATTGTATCTGAGACCCCTATTTCTTCTTGGCTTCCTTACGCAGGACGTCTTCGTCCGCGTAACGCACGCCTTTACCCTTGTAGGGCTCCGGCGGCCGGAATCCTCGGATCTCCGAGGCAACCTGACCGACGCGCTGTTTGTCGGCACCCGTGACGACGATCTCCGTCTGGCTCGGGGTCTCGATCGTGATGCCCGCGGGAACCGGATAATCGATCGGATGGGAGAAACCCAGGCTCAGGTTGAGCACATCGCCCTTCGACTGCGCGCGGTAGCCGACACCAAC
The sequence above is drawn from the Thiocapsa rosea genome and encodes:
- a CDS encoding ISL3 family transposase, producing the protein MIDQSQLLRLLGLPQIAIDRVEITDAAVLEIHVHSTEEGTQCRSCGRRITEPHGLGEERRLRHLSIFEHRTEILIRPKRYRCPDCRDHPTTTQRVDWYDPRSGFTRAFEHSLMRALINSTLEDVAHKEAVTPEHLDGILDRCVPSQIDWTTLTALPVLGLDEIALTKGHGNFVVIVSARVEDTLSILAVLKDRKRATIEAFLRTIPKSLRRTVRVVCTDLYSGFIGAAKAVFGTHVAICADRFHVARLYRDAVETLRKTELRRLKRDLSKTEYGGLKNVHWILRKRESDLSAEERRIRARLFAYSPQLAQAHALSQALTEVYDMPLSKGQAKRKLSGWMRRVKNAEMTCFQSFLKTLRRHWDEITNYFTERHTSGFVEGLNNKIKVLKRRCYGLSNLRRLYQRVYLDLCGYRVFAR
- a CDS encoding SAM hydrolase/SAM-dependent halogenase family protein, with protein sequence MASIRRLVLVTDFGDGIYVGQMRARLGDLLPAVPVLDLVHDLPPFRVDLAAYLLPALVRDMPPGAIYVCVVDPGVGGARDGLLVQIRDSWFIGPDNGLLAPLVHRAEGATVDRIGWCPSVLSASFHGRDWFAPAAARLAVGADLQLCPMDPADMIGSDWPRERAAVVYVDRFGNLMTGLQATGRPRTHALRVGEHRLRHARTFCEVASGEAFWYENAFGLVEIAVNLGRADRDLGLCCGDPIGPFLPLG
- the rplQ gene encoding 50S ribosomal protein L17 encodes the protein MRHRNAGRHLNRTGSHREAMFRNMASSLFRHELIKTTLPKAKELRRVAEPLITLAKNDSVHTRRLAFARLRDKEAVGKLFVELGPRYQERPGGYLRILKCGYRAGDAAPMAYVELVDRPASAVAVEDDED
- a CDS encoding DNA-directed RNA polymerase subunit alpha, coding for MTDAIGEFLKPRIVRVEAVDGSSTHARVSLEPLERGFGHTLGNALRRILLSSMDGWAVTEVEIQGVLHEYTTIPGVQEDVLEILLNLKQLAISLKGKDEATFTVSKTGPGVVTAADIAIDHTAEIANPHLVIANMTEGELSMSMTIRRGRGYEPATQRELDEGEDRPIGKLPLDASYSPVRRVAIEVQSARVEQRTDLDRLVIDLETNGTIDPREAIQRAATILRDQLSSFVALEGSGPSDTQVLEARDESPYDPILLRPVDDLELTVRSANCLKAENIYLIGDLIQRTEVELLKTPNLGKKSLTEIKDVLATRGLSLGMRLENWPPDNIAELGIR
- the rpsD gene encoding 30S ribosomal protein S4 is translated as MARYTGPTCKLARREGTDLALKSRARSLDTKCNLEKQPGQTTDRRRRLSDYGVQLREKQKVRRIYGLMERQFRNYYKKAAQAKGATGENLLQLLERRLDNVVYRMGFGATRSEARQLVSHKAILVNGRVVNIASYQVGADDHVEVREDAKKQVRVQNAVALAEQYGFPDWVDVDTKGFKGVFKRIPDRSDLPADINESLIVELYSK
- the rpsK gene encoding 30S ribosomal protein S11, yielding MAKPTRTVKKKIKKQVADGIAHVHASFNNTIITITDRQGNVLSWATAGGSGFRGSRKSTPFAAQVAADKAGQAVKDYGLRNLDVNVKGPGPGRESAVRALNNAGFKITSITDVTPIPHNGCRPPKKRRV
- the rpsM gene encoding 30S ribosomal protein S13 is translated as MARIAGVNIPDKKHAVIALTSIYGIGRVRAAVICDAAGVPRDAKVQSLTEEEVDKLRNEVGKFSVEGDLRREVSMNIKRLMDLGCNRGIRHRRGLPLRGQRTRTNARTRKGPRRPIKR
- the rpmJ gene encoding 50S ribosomal protein L36 translates to MKVRASVKKLCRNCKIIRRNGTVRVICKDPRHKQRQG
- the secY gene encoding preprotein translocase subunit SecY, whose product is MAKNVGSMGQTLGGMGRLTELRARLLFVVGALLVYRIGTFIPVPGVNPEALAILFDQNQGSILDMFNMFSGGALERASLFALGIMPYISASIIMQLMTAVVPKLEQLKKEGESGRRKITQYTRYGTVVLATFQAVGISMALQGQTAGGSALVSHAGMGFVFTATVSLVTGTMFLMWLGEQITERGIGNGISLIIFAGIVAGLPSALGGTLELARTGEMNSLAVLALFAMALAVTAFVVFVERGQRRITVNYARRQQGRKMMQAQSTHLPLKLNMAGVIPPIFASSIILFPGTLGQWFGSSEDMRWLADLTSKLSPGEPVYVLLYAAAIIFFCFFYTALVFNAKDTADNLKRSGAFIPGIRPGEQTARYIDTVMTRLTAAGAIYITAVCLLPEFLIVGYNVPFYFGGTSLLIVVVVVMDFMAQVQAHLMSHQYEGLMRKANLKSPGAGMLR
- the rplO gene encoding 50S ribosomal protein L15, which codes for MRLNDLKPDPGSRPGAKRVGRGIGSGLGKTCGRGHKGQKSRKGGFHKVGFEGGQMPLQRRLPKVGFRSRTAATRAEVRLSELARVEGDTIDLLALVQARVVSQSIKSAKIIASGEVGRAFTVRGVGVTKGARAAIEAAGGTIED
- the rpmD gene encoding 50S ribosomal protein L30; translated protein: MADKKMMKVKLVRSVHGRLANHKACVRGLGLRRMNHVVEVEDTPCTRGMVNTVSYMVSIVEESRDAAQ
- the rpsE gene encoding 30S ribosomal protein S5 codes for the protein MANFNPKNEGDDLLEKLVAVNRVAKVVKGGRQFGFAALTVVGDGKGRVGFGRGKAREVPVAIQKAMENARKNMIEVKLNGSTLQYPLNGRHGAAKVFMQPASEGTGIIAGGAMRAVFEVLGVQNVLAKCIGTNNPINVVRATVQGLRTMNDPETIAAKRGKTVAEILG
- the rplR gene encoding 50S ribosomal protein L18 → MDKKQARLRRATRARAKIRELGVFRLCVHRTPRHIYAQVIAPEGNRVVASASTVEPTLREAIPGHKGNIGAAATIGKAIAERALSAGVETVAFDRSGFRYHGRLKALADAARESGLKF
- the rplF gene encoding 50S ribosomal protein L6; protein product: MSRVAKAPIVLPKGVTVEISGQDVKVKGSKGTLEWSVHPAVNLSQVDGELRFAPAEGHENAWAMAGTTRALLNNMVVGCSTGFVRKLSLVGVGYRAQSKGDVLNLSLGFSHPIDYPVPAGITIETPSQTEIVVTGADKQRVGQVASEIRGFRPPEPYKGKGVRYADEDVLRKEAKKK